The Mangifera indica cultivar Alphonso chromosome 19, CATAS_Mindica_2.1, whole genome shotgun sequence nucleotide sequence cgagatatcgactcgtatttttcagatttctgaagaatttttcaattgtttctaTTCTaggggtttttcaacttttagaatttgaatttcagctctgttttttcgaatttcaccgtttgacgagatatcgactcgtatttttcagattttcgaaggattttctgtttgttgtcattctagggttttcaacttttagaatttgaatttcagttctgtttttttggatttcaccattttacgagatatcgattcgtatttttcagattttcgaaggattttctgtttgttgtcattctagggtttttcaacttttagaattcatgacaagattatttaaaaaatgaactcaaatacgatacacatccatatataaccacaaataaagtatatcatatacatatgaacatacactaaatatatacatctaaacataggaataactataaatatacatccgtgagctactcgatacaatgaaaatacaactgtgtcgctaatcgtcgacgcatagaggtagacgactctcggggaaaaacgtagctctGTGcgaacgccaaacactcaaaaaatcgcaacataaagacgccacagtcaccggagcccaacccctgctgagggacatccgacgctcgatgtaaagtgaggggatcacgtcgtggagtcctcctagaagctgtccaaaaagtcgtcgcctctaataacgcgggaataaaggtcatgtacggtcgcatgcgctgctctagagtccctatattccccgaatatgaaacatctgaatcgtacatcgtaatcgaccactcacggaaatctataactccggcgacccaatgtgcgttctcgaagtttatagggatgaaaatctataaacaatgagacattttagttacttatcgttgtcgttaaccaattgaatataatagaaatatatataaactctacctgatcgaccatcccccatggtttgtacatcaatcccggggtgtacgatgcatcaaccatcctcgtgaagagccctgaaaactcaaactctccaatcggtgtgatttgccaactcttccaggccatctcaatatggcctccgaagaatgtgtgggcagtcgtccaacgctgtgagatagtcgactggtgatcatcctgctgccgacgtaataaagccaaaaaagaatccacatgctacaatggtataaacaagttcacgtgttagttattaataaatatatctaactttttattaaattatatagtatagacaactcacatcgtcggtcaaccattcgcgtaactctacaacaagcctccagaagtTATCCTTTGACTTtgacccgatgaagtagacatcatgtgagtcGGAAGCCGCAAcgctggtgtaccacgtgaggaaagattcctcacgctcagaggcagaggatggaatggccGTAGGTcgccgtttcgccctccctttgagtggattcgtatacggggtgtgaaccagcggacccttccgaacgatccgaccacgtgctgtacgaatcatctgcatgatcccaaaaaaataattaattcatcattcatcttacgcaacaattagcattaatcgatttatcttaccttctccacgtatgcgggaggaggtttagctggagaatcttgaaacacggtcaagtccaccacgcgtgctccctcggcagactagaaaatacaaattttgaacatctcaatgaccggtatatacaactatttatatactaagtataattgatatacctcaatagggatggcctcaaaatcgtcctcctggaagtcctcctcctgtgaaccaatatccacaatttttttggtcgagctcgggatatcagcaagtaaccataatcgctcgtcctgaaaaacagtcaaaacatcattaaataaataatataattgaaaagacagatcaatcaatgacaatttaaaaataaagttaacctgaacttccggggaaggtgttcggggagaaccctcgatcgatgcaaCAGAAGGACTAACCGGTGCGTCCTCCGGGCCACTACCCTaagatattagtaataataacttaattagtgacatttcatatataacaatactataatataataatgacatttaacaataaatataaatttgaaatatcatacggacctcgtgtgggtgacgggatggtattgcggtatcaacaggggatgtcggtgggatatcctcgtccctctcctgtgcgaatgtaataatagttgtcagaataataacactgtagacattttatgtaagtaataaattaaaagtggttttacaacctgagcgacggaggctggatatgtacgcgtgatgATGTCCTCCAAatgagtcatacgatcctctaatcgaacaatcgaaaaatccttcagaaatctgaaaaatacgagtccatatctcgtaaaacgatgaaatctgaaaaaacaaaattgaaattcgaattctaaaaattgaaaaaccctagaatgggaaaaatcaaaaaatccttcgaaaatctgaaaaatacgagtccatatctcgtaaaacggtgaaatccgaaaaaacggaattgaaattcaaattctaaaaattgaaaaaccctagaatgagaacaatcgaaaaatccttcgaaaatctgaaagataagagtccatatctcgtaaaacggtgaaatcctaaaaaacgaaattgaaattcgaattctaaaagttgaaaaaccctagaatggaaacaatcgaaaaatccttcagaaatctaaaaaatacgagtccatatctcgtaaaacgatgaaatccgaaaaaatggaattgaaattcgaattctaaaaattgaaaagccctagaatgggaacaatcgaaaaatccttcagaaatctgaaaaatacgagtccatatctcgtaaaacgataaaattcgaaaaaacggaattaaaattcgaattctaaaagttgaaaaaccctagaatggaaacaataaaaaaattcttcgaaaatctgaaaaatacgagtccatatctcgtaaaacgatgaaatccgaaaaaacggaattgaaattcgaattctaaaagttgaaaaaccctagaatgggaacaatcgaaaaatcctttgaaaatctgaaagataagagtctatatctcgtaaaacggtgaaatccgaaaaaacggaattgaaattcgaattctaaaagttgaaaaaccctagaatggaaacaatcgaaaaatccttcagaaatctgaaaaatacgagtccatatctcgtaaaacaatgaaatccgaaaaaacggaattgaaattcgaattctaaaaattgaaaaaccctagaatgggaacaatcaaaaaatccttcggaaatctgaaaaatacgagtccatatctcgtaaaacgataaaattcgaaaaaacggaattaaaattcgaattctaaaagttgaaaaaccctagaatggaaacaatcaaaaaatccttcggaaatctgaaaaatacgagtccatatctcgtaaaacgatgaaatccgaaaaaacggaattgaaattcgaattctaaaagttgaaaaatcctagaatgggaacaatcgaaaaatccttcggaaatcttaaaaatacgagtccatatcgcgtaaaacgatgaaattcgaaaaaacggaattgaaattcgaattctaaaagttgaaaaaccctagaacagaaaaaacggatataaaattcgaaaaatacacaatcaaaaaccctagataagaaaaatctcaatttaccccctcatgaaaactgaaaatctaaaaggtccactgtgttctaaggaatttcCCCAGCttctcaatattttaaaaacgcTACTTTTCCCCCCCAAAAACAGCCAATCTTGGCTGCACGTGGACTGgacgattttgacgtgggaaacactgttcccacgtcggactgccgatctcttcggcagtcattttcggccaaattttggtcgtttcagcctccgattttcacataaatcaaatctacaccttgtctaacacaaaacccctcaatcaatttaacaaaaacaaccaagaatcaaaacattttaagcattattcaaaccgtaaaccctaaaatttcaaaccgaaaaatctcaatcaaatctcaataatatgagcaataatttgatccaaacaagattaagggagatatactaaccttctttgccatttgtgggtgccggaaatcaagaaaatcgacggaaatcgacggaaatcagaTCGCCtgtgggatgaacgtggtgacgtgaaaatgctttgaaatttgagagaaatgcacagtaatttcgctaatattaacgtgggaaatagcaattttttctgtgttatatatatggatattttcgtaattttgcaaaactcacgttgacgtgataaatttcaaaaaaaccccacgtgggctaaggatttccCACGTCGccccaattgttttaaaaagctaagttCCCCCCCCGAAAttaggctgaacgtgggataattgattttgacgtgggaaacactgttcccaatcgactgccgatctcttctgCAGTCATttccggccaaattttggtcgttttagccaccgattttcacataaatcgaatctacacgttgtataacacaaaacccctcaattaattcaacaaaaacaaccaagaatcaaaacattttaagcattgttcaaaccgtaaaccctaaaatttcaaaccgaaaaatctcaatcaaatctcaataatatgagcaataacttgatccaaacaagattacgggagatgtgataacattattttccattttcggttgccggaaagcaagcaaatcggcgaaaatgacattcgccgtgggattgccgtgggatgcgttaaaaattcgaattttctttgaattgtacagtgaaaatttgctgtgtttatatatgggggtattttcgtcatttcacaaaacctgggcatttttgcttaaacctgaattttttgggcaattttgcttagacccctttaattttgcctaatttttaaaatttcccttccAAAAGTATACTTAGAATGACCTCCTGaaacaaaatcttaaaatttttcctAATTCTCAACTCATTTACATCTGGGATAACGTACTGTAACATTATGCTTCTTAAACAAACCTGAGAATCTGAATCCTTTTATGTCTTGCTTGTGCAGCCAACGCCTACTTTTCACTTTTATCAACACTGCTCACATTTCCAGCTACAATTCGGCCACCACCCTTTTCTCACGTGAGATGGTATGAGCGGTATCATCCATGATCAACGGTGGATATGTACCAAGTAAGAACTTGGCTGTTGCTGCTCATCTGGAATATTCAACATGGCTGCATGATTCAAATTCGTTTGGCTTGCTGAATCTTCGTTTGGAAGTCCAAGAATTAGCTGCGGAAAAAGAAACTGGAGtgactttctttttttcaaaaaatagaaaaagaccCCACGGGGGATTTGTAagagaatattataatataccaTCTGTTTCTTAGCTTTGAGACTTAAATTCAGAAGTTTCTGTTCATCGTAATAGCCTTGTAAATTCTTTATTTCctataaaaagagagaaaaaaggtCAGGATAATGTTCAACAACTGGGTTTGAATTTTGAGATAccattaatagaaaaaaaattacttctttAAAAAACTCTTTGCGTTCGGCTAAATCTTTAAGCTCCTCCAACAATTCCTCTTTCTTCTGCAGTATATAGAGTATCaccataaaaagaagaaaattagatCAAAAGAAGCCTTGAAAGCCGCAAAACAGACAAAACCCTTGAGAAAAAACATACCCTTTTAAGGGAAACTTTTCTTTTAGATTGCTTAAACTTGTCATCAGATTCACTGGGAGGAAACGATAGAGGTGTTGCGGGACTCAGAGCTTTAGGTGTCTCAATCTCAGGGATAGAATTAGAACCCAGGGGAGGAAAAGAAGGATGGTCAGTTTTAGAAGATCCTCTTCTCTTTCTTCCCCAAGAAAGCCGATACAAAGACTCCGATTCAAAAATTAGTTGTGGAAGTTGCAGAAAAATTTCTGCAACTTCAAACTCAGTTTCATTCATGAACATGGCAACATTGAGATGCTGATGCTGAGAACTAGTGCTACTACCAGTCTTAGGTTTCATTATGCATGTGACTGAAAACTGAAGATAAAGATGGCCGTTAATGTGAAGTATGATACAAGAAAGCTAAGTTTGAGGGAGGGAGGGCGGGAAAGAGAAGGCTAAGTATGAAGTATGATGCCTGCCTGGCATTACTTGGAGACACGGTTTTGgtttataaaggaaaatgaaataaaatccTAGCGTGGCCAGGATATGGCTATGACACGTGTCGTAAAAGGAAAAGGAGATTGGGCTTGGATTTATTTCAGCTCAGCTTCATTATTTCGTTAACCAATCCCCTGAAAGCTGAAACCATCAAGGTTCCTTCTCTCCGTGGTTTCATTTTCTAATTTACGCGGGAATCGGTGACttgatttagtttttttttttttttttttcaggtatGGTCTGGTTGCAAGCTCTCAGGAAGTCTTGATCGGTTCACCTTGCTAATCCCTTACTGTCTTGACACTATCGAATGTTAGTGTGATTTTAACGTGAAATTGATGCCAATATTACAAGCTTTATACTGATTGTTGTTTCTTAGCTCTTTTATAGGGGATGTTAAATACAATGCGGACTTTCCACTGGCTGCACCTGATGTTATATTTGGCCCTgaagacgaagagtttcatCCATTTCCAATGTCACCGCAAGCAAGAATAGCTTATCAGATTGGAACAACAAAGATCCCACACGGCTATTGGTTCTCGTTCAGGAATTGAGGTTAGCGTTATAGGTTATGAGAAACTTCGTTTAGATacttgaagaaaatgaatgttaattttttttagggaTCAGTGCATGTCCTATTAAAGGAAGCGTGTTGGAGAGGTAGATGATGatcaattgaaatttgaaatcagtACTATGTTATCTAGGGAGGTAATATGTTGGCTTTAACAGTCATGGGATTTTATTATATGgtagaaatttgaattctcaTAGCAGAAAATGAATGAAATCTATATTTCTAAATCTTTACTAAATAAACTTAAGACTGGTTTTTCTTCTGCCTTGCAGTTGATTACTAATAGTGAACAACAGTATACTTTGTTTTTTGATCTTCCAAGTTCTCCTGAAACTCAGTTATAGCTTGCTGCCTTTTCTAGGACTTACATTGGTAAAACTATAGAAAATGAGATGTGGATGACAGTAATAAGTTAACAGCAATGAGCACTAATGATGATTATTTTGCACAGTTTCGATACAATTATTGGTATATGCTAACATGAGCCATTCTCTCATACTTATGGATGTTGCTTTTCCTTTTGATGGAGTGATGATCcatgaatgttttttttttttttttgttttcgaAACTTGATGTTAGTTTTAACTCCCTTCAGGTGTCAAAAAGGTATTTATCACTCcatcaaaattaatgaaaactaCTTAGCATGTCTTTCCATTTATATTTGTGCTTTCCATGCCTTTAATTTTTAGCGTAAGCAGAGGAAGTCAAATTTTCTGTACTTCTTTTAGACatgaatataaacaaaatggtGGTTGGGTGTTAATGGAGACATCAACAGAGGGTATACTTACAGGTTCAATTCCCctattgttttctttcttcaagtttcttttcctttgtCTTTCTTAATTTCCCCATATATAATATCATGTGCTTCGTGGATTTTCTTCCAGGTTTTTAACAGAAATGCTATGTTTTTTGCTGCCTCTGGAGCTTTCTCCTTCCTGGTACTACCTTGTCTTCACAACCTTATATACACATATAGTTGTTCCGAAGAGTGTAGAGAAgtctttaagaaaaaaatcttagtGCTTGCATTTTATATGTGAATTCTTTTTGTTACTAAGATGTTGAATTTGGTAAGCAGATGCTTTAATTAATTGAGTTCGAATGAAACAGCTAATCAATCAACTTTAATGTTTGAAATAAACTATCAAGTATTAAGTACAGTacttactataattttttaattttttctgtctCTGACTTACCAAACTTTTTTATTAGTAGGTGCTATTTTTCCTGTCTACAAAGTATCCAAAACAGCAGCCTGTTTTAATGCTTGAAAGTTCCCTGGTAATGATCTGAAACTTGTCTAGAATCTCAAATGTGGCTTTGAGTATGTCTGCTAATTTACCAATGCATGTGTGCCATGATTGAATAAAAAGGAGAGATTGACCTAGTTGTGATGGGCAAACTTTGCAGTAATTCAACTTTCAAAGTATCCCGATCAAGTCTCCTCTTCTAACAGAATGTGTGTGGAGTTGAAGATGGGAAGCAACACTGTTGTGCATTATTTCATTCCAGTTGTGTACATGTTCTAGCCTGCACTTTTGTCTTCTCGTATAACATTGTGGATGAAGATGGGTACTTAATtgttttaagaatttatttGAACATGCAACACATGTATGTGTTGACGAAGAAATAGgaaatcaatttgattgattcaaAGATTGTAATATAACATCTGTTTCTTGGCTTTAATACTTAAATTCAGAAGTTTCTGTTCATCGTAATAGCATTGTACATTCTTTAGTTGCtgtaaaaagagagaaaaaaaaatcaggaTAATGATTAGCAATTGGGTTTGAATTTTAAGATACCAGTAGCAGAAAAAAATTACCTCTTTCAAAAACTCTTTGCTTTTGGTTAACTCTTTAATCTTCTCGAATCCAACAAATCTTCTTTCTTCTGCAGTAAACAGAGTATCGccataaaaagaagaaaattagaaGCTGATGCTGAGAACTAGGGCTACTACCAGTCTTAGGTTTCATTATGTATGTGACTGGAAACTGAAGATAAAGATGGCTGTTAATTTGAAGAATGATACAAGAAGGCTAAGTCTGAGGGAGGGCGGGAAAGAGAAGAGACTGGAATTGCCTGGTATTACCTGGAGACAGGGTTTTCGCTTAtagaggaaaataaaataaaatcctagAGCGACCAGAACGTGGTGTATGACACGCGTCGATAAAAGGGAGAAGGAGATTGGAGTAATGGGAGTTCTGAGGTTTTTTTTTAGCCTGAATGAGCTTGATTGGTCAAAtagatttgatccaaatttggtgattaatttaTCTGGGATGAACTAATGATTGCATCGAATTGATATGAACGAATCACATTGACTTATAGTTTAATTATCggatcaattcaattaaattgttGTATTGTATTGACAGCAACACGTAAAATTATGTACTTGTTCAAGTCCTAATATACACCATAAagttattgttaaaatttgaattaagtttatctaacaatgaatatataataataagcaTCATTagatcataattttgttttgtttagggtttagggtaatCTGGGTAAAGTTCCGTTCGGGTCAAATCCGAAAAGGATTCAATTCAAGATTCAATCAGCAAACTGAGTGGGCTTCCTCAAAAGGCTCTTTGGGGGATTAACACCAGCCGCATGATGAGCCTGAGAGGGCTGTCACTGATACAGCAGATTTCTTTAAAATAGATAAGAAACTGGGTGGAAAATCCTGGAAACTTACAAATCCGGCATTAAAATGCACATAACAATACATGCTTACATCAATTCATTAATTGATAATACCACAAAATCAAGAgctaaattttgattttcaagtaTATTTAATCGGTAAACAATcactaaaaatataatgttcATGTTCATCAGGAGAAAGTAAATAGATGAAACACAACAATTAGGGGTTAATGATTAACATGAATTACTTGGCTTTCTGTTTCTTTGCCAACTTTTTAACCATAAATTCATCATCAGAATCTTCCTCAGACCTTTTATCTTCAACCTTTCTCTTCTTACACTGGTTCACAGCAAGTCTGGAGTCAGTTGTCTTATTTTTACCTGATGAAACAAGAGATGGTGGTGGTGGCTTTTTCTTCACAGTAGAAACTGATTTTTTGGGAGAACTCAACTTTTGCTGCTGATTCCTCTTCTGTTTCTTCTCAAAAACTTCCTTTGCCTCATCAAATGAGAGCAAACCAGACTCCATCATCCTGAAAAATCATATGGGGAcaagtatatttatataaatcaacaaattttCATCCACCTAGAAAAATTATTCACTAGTAACTGTTTGCAGGGTTTCAGTTTCAATCCAGTGACCAAAACAATTTCCACCATTCTACCCAATGGAGGAACTTGTAGAATTTCAATTGTTCTTTATAGGAATCTAGTACAGTTCTATATATCTggataaaaacacaaaaagaacaaaaaaattatatgaatgttTTAGAGAATGATCAAAAGGTTATGAAGATAAACCATGATGTCTTAGCATAGAGTGTGACATAATTTATGCATGAAAAGCTAAATTTAAGAGCaatcaaaagataaaattttcaaaataagcAAATAAGAATAAACTAACTAGAATCCATTCCAAGGTTTATATGATTAGAATAGAAAAATTTGTGGAGTAGATCCTCTAAAAAATTtgtctaattaaatatataacagAAAAGTCATGCATTGACCAGCATTATAATACGATGAAAAATTCTAgagaattaaacataaaattgcaggtttatgaattaattaagaCAAATTAAAAAGGATGCCAGGTAGTTGACAAGAAGTTATAACCTCAGTAATTTCTCAAAAACCATATACGGAGCTGCATAATAATATGGATCCcacaaacaaatattatatgatGGGTATTTGTTGGCCAACACCATTTAATCCAACAATTGCAACAAAACAACTGCTTATCCAAAACAAAAAGGCAGGTTGGACAGTGTTAAGAAGAAAAACCATTGAATCTAGGTTCAGGAAGAAACTAAGTGCCTCAGATCCAACTTTATCTAAAATACAGGACAAAAACTAGGGTACTTTAATCAATATCAGCTACTTTAAATGTCGAAAACTCTAGGGTCACTTAGGTCATCCAGTGTGTCAATGCTTTAAGAATATTTGTTACATGAGATTTCCTTTTCAGTCTATTTGCAAACTTCAATTTCTACTTGCAAGGTGAACAATTATTAAGCTAAAACTGAAAAACATTGGCTCAGCAAGAGGAGTGCTCCAccttttattttccatttcagTACAGGTAAGTGTGCCATTCATCTATCTCCTTATCTGCTTGAAATTCTTGTGTTGTTACGTCTACTGATGGTTGGGCTGTCTTTACCACTAATTTCTTTGGTTTGTACCAAGTAACTATATACATGTGCCCCTCCTACGGTTCAATTATAATGGCACTCAGTACTTATTCTTTTCCATCCTCTTCACAGATACCATTCAAATATAGGATTACAAACACTTACATGCTTATATGCTCTTTTTAGTTCTACTTCCCCCCTTCTCTACTTTTCTAAACACCATAGACAGCTTTAGGTTATCAACAAACAACATGAAGAGCAAAAAAATCTCACCAGAATTGTGCCATTTCACTATTCGGAACCTGCTTATACAGTGTCTCATAGAAAATTCTGAGAGGGTCTCTCTGCAATTTGAAAATGCAAAAGCTCATAACTCAGAAATCTTTTAAAagttcaagaaagaaaaataagcacCATATTCTAAAAAGCTCAAAAACCCGATTACCTCCTCGGGCGGGTCTCGTTTCTGACCAGGCAGATCATAAaccttcttctctctctttttcccgTTCTGTTGcacttcttctttcttctcctcacccttctttttcttcttcttcggctCCTTCTCCCCATTCAATTGATAcagaaaaagttaacaaaaccaCAACCATTAATAATATAGGTAGCTGATCAACATCAATATGAAAACACAACTGATAGGTTTATAAAACCTTGGCATTTCACATAAGccaaaacataatcaaaacatcattttataaaaaaatatatatatattacccTAGTATCAGTCTTAGCAGCATTAGTAGTGGTTGTGGAGTTGTTCTTAGAGATGGGTTTGTCGTCATCAAGAACGTCATTGGGTTCCTTCTTGACTCTGGACTCTTTGGCGCCAGCAGCAGCAACTCTCTTAATGGGTTTATCAAAATCGCCATCTTCATCTTTTACCTCTTCTTTCTTCACTACCTTCGGTTTAGCATTGGCATTTACGGGTTTCTTCTTGCGAGATTCCAGGGGGGACCTCAAGCTGTTTTCGCATGTGTCCTCTTTCTTCACAGCCTTAGCATCTTCGGATGGCATCTTCTTCAGTCTGTTTGTTTGGAAGCTGCTCTTGGGGTTTGGATTTGCTTTCCAACTTGGGAAATGGCCAGAAAACCGGTCCTTTTTGGGGGTTTCGAACGTTTCGGAGTCCGCAGTCACTGAACTCctttaaaacgatgtcgtttttaCTTTGGTCTGACTTTGCTCCCAAAAACCGAAATTGACCCGGACCATGggaaaagaaatgaagaagCATAATGAGGTGAATGGTAACAAGGGACTGAACTACATACAGAGTAGAGACTGAATTTCCAGtgatccattttttttttttttaaatttcaaatcaattctAACGgtgttaaattataataaaattttaatatgattgattatttatgttaataatcCATCTCGTAAAGGTGTTTTAgtttaattctatttttgtgTGACagataaactataaatttgatcatttcaatagaaaaataaaaaattttgattttttaattaaaaaaataaaagttcatCATGATAATTGATTCCTATCTTATGTTGTCATCCCAAAATGAAAATATCTTATGTGCCATATTTAATAGGTCGAAATGTTGACTTAAGTTTTgattgatatgaaaaattatataaatatcataataataataataattaattaaacagaATTCTGATCTACTATGTTATGCATATTATCTATGAAATAGAGATGGACTTGGTTCAAATCCAACAAGTTGGTGAAAAAGTAAATTAAGATTAGCTAATGTCATGTATTGTGCATCAAATCAAATCGATCAAAAGGAATTTATTCTTTTGATTGATCTCCAATACATGTATAATCCTTTGATATCAATAACATGTATGCAACTATAAATTGCAAGATCAGCAGAATATATTCTTCGTTTCTGTATTTCTGTAGTAGGAATTTACCAGGGATTTATGGAGGTATCAATTCCTCCTAAAGTTGGGTTGGTTGGGGATAGAATCAAAATCCCATCATTCATGCCAAAGCATACTTGAAGCTTACTAAGCATATCTACATCTCCATCTACGACTCCACAACAATCAGAGACATGGGTTGGTTTTTCACAGAAAGAAGAGGACCTGCATGGAAGCAAGGGTGGGCAGAGCAAACTCTATCCTCCATTTCTGCACCTCCTCTACCTTTAGTTGCCATTTTCGgaatcatttttcttcttttttggctttCATCTTACATCAACTACAGATTGCAGATGCAGCA carries:
- the LOC123203068 gene encoding uncharacterized protein LOC123203068, which gives rise to MKPKTGSSTSSQHQHLNVAMFMNETEFEVAEIFLQLPQLIFESESLYRLSWGRKRRGSSKTDHPSFPPLGSNSIPEIETPKALSPATPLSFPPSESDDKFKQSKRKVSLKRKKEELLEELKDLAERKEFFKEEIKNLQGYYDEQKLLNLSLKAKKQMLILGLPNEDSASQTNLNHAAMLNIPDEQQQPSSYLVHIHR
- the LOC123203603 gene encoding FACT complex subunit SSRP1-A-like isoform X2, which produces MPSEDAKAVKKEDTCENSLRSPLESRKKKPVNANAKPKVVKKEEVKDEDGDFDKPIKRVAAAGAKESRVKKEPNDVLDDDKPISKNNSTTTTNAAKTDTREPKKKKKKGEEKKEEVQQNGKKREKKVYDLPGQKRDPPEERDPLRIFYETLYKQVPNSEMAQFWMMESGLLSFDEAKEVFEKKQKRNQQQKLSSPKKSVSTVKKKPPPPSLVSSGKNKTTDSRLAVNQCKKRKVEDKRSEEDSDDEFMVKKLAKKQKAK
- the LOC123203603 gene encoding FACT complex subunit SSRP1-A-like isoform X1 translates to MPSEDAKAVKKEDTCENSLRSPLESRKKKPVNANAKPKVVKKEEVKDEDGDFDKPIKRVAAAGAKESRVKKEPNDVLDDDKPISKNNSTTTTNAAKTDTRNGEKEPKKKKKKGEEKKEEVQQNGKKREKKVYDLPGQKRDPPEERDPLRIFYETLYKQVPNSEMAQFWMMESGLLSFDEAKEVFEKKQKRNQQQKLSSPKKSVSTVKKKPPPPSLVSSGKNKTTDSRLAVNQCKKRKVEDKRSEEDSDDEFMVKKLAKKQKAK